The proteins below are encoded in one region of Flammeovirga kamogawensis:
- a CDS encoding T9SS type A sorting domain-containing protein: MTISLWFFAISLCFSKDRPNLERTNQLLNDPPIIEFNGSFDEINVQQGFLSKLVSFDEMFSTSSDVALQYEVSSNNDSIVIVEFTDDELFNINILEIGKVGATSILLSAIIPDEDTLTVEIPVFVRERLIYQKPINGLWYWKGFEQAQIDLTETFIGSDSSTISFDFNIENTEIITAELSVEGNIILMNEGSTIGETTFSLNAFIPNMDTISIKIPIEVLAGNSLFQVTTQNTGSNNLISSKINNSELLDSGNYIMVAHSGYSIFNGKTFESFNFDYLTDFGNNITVFEEDEQLIFINYGGIRFVSGEEVTVLNDIVNDSPSRFYGVKKHSEESFYLAASDGNHTEIEIYQTADFHEFNSQLSYTLSENESITGFGMIDTEEFFIFLNTSVKHYKNGEWLTLGEQDYRYNRISELYKSANGNYYLQGENAILKYDGSEITVLYDDNIATVNINTGKDELIGLTDRHNLFVIDLDTDIIQQVHHNIWEDIEKKKYPFDNRDWIDFKQVSYFGQNGFLLSTNEGLFVVENRNNLKGTHSIYTTYDGLPNNEIIQIYQGKDTDIWYNTGGGISKLSNEKWNYKGEDTFLKLVDREGNAWSGGDNSLVKITSTNEVIDHSSALNGVSVYNVTYLVDGKLYISTLGGGILITEDEINWEYITKEDGLLSNDIKDVFIDSKGRTWVLYLPIDDTGKSVTVIENDTYTHFNNEDLSNGWVNDVIEDDNENIWLATYNGLVKYTATNELEHNLDLLPLDKTNGLETFKKDNNGNIWMLYSRTEELGVSVMQDEKITHLSEDEGLFSNSVTDVVFITSNSSNSRNNSSTEHIILGGAEGVSRLTMDFLSSPDGEAPIDEDITDIEGVENKTLKVYPNPSSSILNIQFPSDAKNSQLTIRTYTGTVLFDKQLNIYNSTYTMDISSFIKGLYIIEIKTGKLSKKTKFLKQ, translated from the coding sequence ATGACCATTTCATTATGGTTTTTTGCAATTTCACTGTGTTTTTCTAAGGATAGACCTAACTTAGAAAGAACTAATCAATTATTAAATGACCCACCGATTATCGAGTTCAATGGATCCTTTGATGAAATTAATGTTCAACAAGGCTTTTTATCAAAATTGGTATCTTTTGATGAAATGTTTTCAACCTCTTCTGACGTAGCGTTACAGTATGAAGTGTCGTCAAATAATGATTCTATTGTTATTGTCGAATTTACAGATGATGAATTATTCAATATCAATATATTGGAAATTGGCAAAGTAGGAGCAACGAGTATTCTATTGTCTGCAATTATTCCTGATGAAGATACTCTAACTGTTGAGATCCCTGTTTTTGTTAGGGAGAGATTAATTTATCAAAAACCCATAAATGGTTTATGGTATTGGAAAGGATTTGAACAAGCACAAATAGATTTAACTGAAACTTTTATCGGTTCAGATAGTTCAACTATATCATTTGATTTTAATATAGAAAATACCGAAATAATTACAGCAGAACTTTCTGTAGAGGGAAATATAATTTTAATGAATGAAGGAAGTACAATAGGAGAAACAACTTTTTCTCTGAATGCATTTATTCCAAATATGGATACTATTTCTATTAAAATACCTATTGAGGTTTTAGCTGGAAATAGCTTATTTCAGGTCACAACGCAAAATACAGGTTCCAATAACTTAATAAGTTCCAAGATTAATAATTCTGAGCTATTAGATAGCGGTAATTATATTATGGTTGCACATTCAGGTTATTCAATTTTTAATGGAAAAACCTTTGAAAGTTTTAATTTTGACTATCTAACAGATTTTGGGAATAACATCACTGTTTTTGAAGAAGACGAACAACTTATTTTCATTAATTATGGGGGAATCAGATTTGTGAGCGGTGAAGAAGTGACTGTTCTAAACGATATTGTTAATGATAGCCCTTCACGTTTTTATGGTGTTAAAAAACATTCAGAAGAATCTTTTTATCTAGCAGCAAGCGATGGTAATCATACAGAAATAGAGATTTATCAAACAGCTGATTTTCATGAATTCAATTCACAACTGAGCTATACCTTATCAGAAAATGAATCAATAACTGGCTTTGGGATGATAGATACAGAGGAATTTTTTATTTTTTTAAATACATCTGTAAAGCATTACAAAAATGGCGAATGGTTAACTCTTGGCGAACAAGATTATAGGTATAATAGAATTTCAGAATTATATAAATCTGCTAATGGTAATTATTATTTGCAAGGAGAAAATGCTATTCTTAAATATGATGGATCTGAGATCACAGTTCTATATGATGATAATATTGCAACCGTTAATATCAATACAGGAAAAGATGAATTGATAGGTTTGACAGATAGACATAACTTATTCGTTATTGACCTAGATACAGATATAATCCAACAAGTTCATCACAATATCTGGGAGGATATTGAAAAGAAAAAGTACCCCTTTGATAATCGAGATTGGATTGACTTTAAGCAAGTTTCTTATTTTGGACAAAATGGTTTTCTTTTAAGTACTAATGAAGGACTTTTTGTAGTAGAAAATCGAAATAATTTAAAGGGTACGCATTCTATATATACAACCTATGATGGTCTTCCAAATAATGAAATTATACAAATTTATCAAGGCAAAGATACTGATATTTGGTATAATACCGGGGGAGGGATTTCAAAACTTTCAAATGAAAAATGGAATTATAAAGGCGAAGATACATTTCTTAAATTAGTAGACAGAGAGGGTAATGCTTGGTCTGGTGGAGATAATAGTTTGGTGAAAATTACGTCCACCAATGAGGTTATAGATCATTCTTCAGCTTTAAATGGAGTTAGTGTTTATAATGTGACTTATTTAGTAGATGGAAAACTATATATATCAACATTAGGAGGTGGAATATTAATTACTGAAGATGAGATAAATTGGGAATATATCACGAAAGAAGATGGTCTTTTATCTAATGATATTAAGGACGTATTTATTGATTCTAAAGGTAGAACTTGGGTACTATATTTACCAATTGACGATACAGGAAAATCAGTAACAGTTATCGAAAATGATACGTATACACACTTTAATAATGAAGATTTAAGTAATGGCTGGGTGAATGATGTTATTGAGGATGATAACGAAAACATTTGGTTAGCTACTTATAACGGTCTAGTTAAATATACAGCGACTAACGAATTGGAACATAATCTAGATTTATTACCATTGGATAAGACAAATGGACTCGAAACATTTAAAAAAGATAATAATGGAAATATCTGGATGCTATATTCTAGAACAGAAGAATTAGGAGTTAGCGTAATGCAAGATGAAAAAATAACGCACTTATCAGAAGATGAAGGTTTATTTTCGAATAGTGTTACAGATGTTGTTTTCATTACTTCTAATTCATCAAATTCCAGAAATAATAGTTCAACTGAACATATTATCTTAGGTGGAGCTGAAGGTGTCTCAAGGTTGACAATGGATTTTCTATCATCTCCAGATGGTGAAGCACCTATTGATGAGGATATTACAGATATAGAAGGTGTTGAAAATAAGACACTTAAAGTCTATCCAAATCCATCTTCTAGTATTTTAAATATTCAGTTTCCATCTGATGCAAAAAATTCACAGTTAACAATCAGAACATATACAGGAACAGTTCTTTTTGATAAA
- a CDS encoding vWA domain-containing protein: MKQHILIQLFKVTFLALFIGCLQVNGFAQTNIKVEGIVISKIDKLPIPGVSIIIKGTSKGTVTDFNGKFQLAVDSTGITLEAMYIGYKSVDYKLNNFNKIHIELEEDTESLEEVIVVAYGGRSKGRRSKKMSTSSVISIGSNNSVNTESYAEVSENTFHKVTKKPLSTFSVDVDRASYSNVRRNLNNGNLPPKDAVRIEEMINYFDYSYPQPITEVPFSINHELSLCPWNEENLLLKIGLQGVKMERDELPSSNIVFLIDVSGSMSNQNKLPLLKSSFKMLLNNLNEKDRVAIVVYAGSSGLKLPSTKCSNKAKIIEALDNLEAGGSTAGGEGLKLAYKVAKQNFIKKGNNRIILATDGDFNVGVSSNEAMEELITERRDEGIAISVLGFGMGNYQDDKMEIIADKGNGNYAYIDNLQEAQKVLVKEFGGTLMTIAKDVKFQLEFNPKFVAKYRLIGYENRLLEDEDFDDDKKDAGEIGAGHSVTALYEIVPVIKKTRNMSELKYQSTELTEYAKNSNDLLTLKLRYKQPTKSKSNLIETVVKSNYKPLSETTTDFKFTASIAEFGMLLRNSEFKGSSSWDTVIQLAKEGRGTDEEGYRSEMIRLLKVAKSLDVKYENK; this comes from the coding sequence ATGAAGCAGCATATTTTAATTCAGCTCTTTAAAGTTACTTTTTTAGCCCTTTTTATAGGTTGTTTACAGGTTAATGGATTTGCTCAAACTAATATTAAAGTAGAAGGTATTGTTATCAGTAAAATTGATAAACTTCCTATTCCTGGGGTAAGTATTATTATAAAAGGAACTTCTAAAGGTACGGTTACAGATTTTAACGGAAAGTTTCAGCTTGCTGTAGACTCAACGGGTATAACTCTTGAAGCGATGTATATCGGTTATAAATCAGTAGACTATAAGTTAAATAATTTCAATAAGATACATATTGAATTAGAGGAGGATACAGAATCATTAGAAGAAGTTATTGTAGTTGCTTATGGAGGGAGAAGTAAAGGTAGAAGGTCTAAAAAAATGAGTACTTCTTCTGTAATAAGTATTGGTAGTAACAATTCTGTAAATACAGAAAGTTATGCCGAGGTTTCAGAAAATACTTTTCACAAGGTAACTAAAAAGCCATTATCTACTTTTTCTGTAGATGTAGACAGGGCATCTTACAGTAATGTTAGACGAAATTTGAACAATGGAAATTTACCTCCTAAAGATGCTGTAAGAATAGAAGAAATGATTAATTATTTTGATTACAGTTATCCTCAACCTATTACCGAAGTTCCATTTAGTATAAATCATGAATTATCGTTATGCCCTTGGAACGAAGAAAATTTATTATTAAAAATAGGGCTCCAAGGAGTAAAAATGGAAAGAGATGAGTTACCCTCATCAAATATTGTTTTTTTGATAGATGTTTCTGGATCAATGTCTAATCAAAATAAACTGCCTTTATTAAAATCATCATTTAAAATGTTATTGAATAATTTAAATGAAAAAGATAGGGTAGCTATTGTGGTTTATGCGGGTAGTTCTGGCTTAAAATTACCATCAACAAAATGCAGTAACAAGGCAAAAATTATTGAGGCACTAGATAATTTAGAAGCAGGTGGTTCTACTGCCGGTGGGGAAGGATTAAAGTTGGCTTATAAAGTAGCAAAACAGAACTTTATTAAAAAAGGGAACAATAGAATTATTTTAGCAACTGATGGCGACTTTAACGTTGGTGTAAGTAGTAACGAAGCAATGGAAGAGTTAATTACAGAACGTCGAGACGAAGGAATTGCTATTTCTGTATTGGGCTTTGGAATGGGGAATTATCAAGATGATAAAATGGAGATAATTGCTGATAAAGGCAATGGAAATTATGCTTATATAGATAACCTACAAGAGGCACAGAAGGTACTGGTAAAAGAGTTTGGAGGTACTTTAATGACAATAGCGAAGGACGTGAAATTCCAATTAGAGTTTAACCCAAAATTTGTGGCTAAATATCGTTTAATTGGTTACGAAAACAGACTTCTTGAAGATGAAGACTTTGATGACGATAAAAAGGATGCAGGAGAAATAGGAGCAGGTCATTCTGTAACAGCCTTGTACGAAATAGTTCCAGTTATTAAAAAAACAAGAAATATGTCGGAGTTGAAATACCAATCGACCGAATTAACAGAGTATGCTAAAAATAGCAATGACCTACTTACATTAAAATTGAGGTATAAACAGCCTACAAAAAGTAAAAGTAATTTGATTGAAACGGTAGTAAAGAGTAATTACAAACCTCTTTCAGAGACCACAACAGACTTTAAATTTACTGCTTCAATTGCAGAATTTGGCATGTTATTAAGAAATTCAGAATTTAAAGGCTCATCTTCTTGGGATACTGTTATTCAACTTGCAAAAGAAGGAAGAGGAACCGATGAGGAAGGATATAGAAGTGAAATGATACGACTTTTAAAGGTTGCGAAATCACTTGATGTTAAATATGAGAATAAATAA
- a CDS encoding sulfatase — MKIQLRKIVLGIFGVVALQTLAPKVLAQDKMEQHPNVLFIIVDDLNDFEGKFGGHPQAITPNIDKLANSGVTFVNGQTNVPVCQPARNSLFTGVYPHDSRDFGWTARKKHDVLKHSKTMFQLFAENGYALYGSGKLMHKNDKKLWNEWGVPERINYGPHAFNGNKIIPHPSVPEPFRSINIVDGSFAPLTDIPQFDSTRTDLKPGWGYPKKEFRYVNDEDRDLMPDEQHADWAVKKLKQLEESGSDKPFFMGIGFVKPHTPLYAPQKYFDMYPLETLKLPVIKEGDDEDAFFKENYPMSQMGLKYYKALCDSYEDDKEGLRKVVQAYLACVTFMDDQVGKVIDALDNSKFADNTIVVFTADHGWNFGQKEYLYKNSPWEESARVPFIVRAPKEQVKGMDVTHPVSLIDLYPTFIDICNLKGSTKLDEQAAEIGGHSIRPFLTDKNATWTGPKGALTVMGVGISEPIEGLAVSVNKQALWHIEVRKPLGPEYVMQQTYSYRTERFRYILYKNGKEELYDHKKDKHEWKNVADKKSYASTKADLKLQMMQIINANSVN; from the coding sequence ATGAAAATTCAATTGAGAAAAATTGTTTTGGGCATTTTTGGAGTAGTAGCGCTACAAACGTTAGCACCAAAAGTACTAGCACAAGATAAAATGGAGCAACACCCCAATGTGTTATTCATTATAGTAGACGACCTGAATGATTTTGAAGGGAAGTTTGGTGGGCACCCTCAAGCAATAACTCCTAACATAGATAAATTGGCAAATTCTGGTGTTACTTTTGTCAACGGACAAACCAATGTACCAGTTTGCCAACCTGCAAGAAACTCTTTATTTACAGGGGTATACCCACACGATTCTAGAGATTTTGGATGGACGGCTCGTAAAAAACACGATGTATTGAAACACAGTAAAACCATGTTTCAGCTATTTGCAGAAAATGGCTATGCACTTTATGGGTCAGGCAAACTGATGCATAAAAACGATAAGAAATTATGGAACGAGTGGGGAGTGCCAGAACGTATTAATTATGGACCTCATGCATTTAACGGAAATAAAATAATTCCTCACCCCTCTGTACCAGAGCCTTTTAGAAGTATAAATATTGTAGACGGTTCTTTTGCGCCACTTACAGATATTCCTCAATTTGACAGTACAAGAACGGACTTAAAACCAGGTTGGGGCTACCCAAAAAAGGAATTTAGATATGTAAATGATGAGGACAGGGATTTAATGCCTGATGAACAGCATGCAGATTGGGCCGTTAAAAAACTGAAGCAATTAGAAGAAAGTGGCTCAGATAAACCTTTCTTTATGGGAATTGGTTTTGTAAAGCCACATACTCCATTATATGCTCCACAAAAGTATTTTGATATGTATCCTTTAGAAACATTGAAATTACCAGTTATAAAGGAGGGAGATGATGAGGATGCATTTTTTAAAGAAAACTATCCAATGTCGCAAATGGGCTTAAAGTATTATAAAGCACTTTGTGATTCTTATGAAGATGATAAAGAAGGATTAAGAAAAGTTGTACAAGCCTATCTTGCTTGCGTTACTTTTATGGACGACCAAGTAGGGAAAGTTATTGATGCTTTAGACAATTCAAAATTTGCAGATAACACTATAGTTGTATTTACGGCAGACCATGGGTGGAACTTCGGACAGAAAGAATACTTGTATAAGAACTCACCTTGGGAAGAAAGTGCAAGAGTGCCTTTTATTGTACGTGCTCCAAAAGAACAAGTGAAAGGAATGGATGTAACTCACCCTGTTTCATTAATAGATTTATACCCAACGTTTATAGATATCTGTAATTTAAAAGGAAGTACAAAACTAGACGAACAAGCCGCAGAAATAGGAGGCCATTCTATTCGTCCTTTCCTAACAGATAAAAATGCAACATGGACAGGCCCAAAAGGTGCATTAACCGTAATGGGAGTAGGTATTTCTGAACCAATAGAAGGTTTAGCAGTGTCTGTAAACAAACAAGCGTTATGGCATATTGAGGTTAGAAAACCACTAGGTCCCGAATATGTAATGCAACAAACATATTCTTATAGAACAGAGCGTTTCCGTTACATCTTATACAAAAATGGCAAAGAAGAATTGTACGACCACAAGAAAGATAAACACGAGTGGAAAAATGTTGCTGATAAAAAATCATATGCTTCTACAAAAGCAGATTTAAAACTTCAGATGATGCAAATTATTAATGCAAATAGCGTGAATTAA